From the genome of Anopheles funestus chromosome 2RL, idAnoFuneDA-416_04, whole genome shotgun sequence:
GACATTGGGTAAGCCGATAAAGCTTTGTGTAGAGGCAATTAAGGCCTTACAGAAGGTCCAAAAAGGAGAACTGTATGCAATTCTATCTTTAAATCTTTCACTTCAACGTGCAAAAAATCTAGAAACGGTCCCAACTGTTTTAAACGTCAAATCTTTGTATAAAGTTTATGAGCGAAAATGAAACTGTGGCATTCACTTTACAAGAACCACAAATACAAAGTTTGCTTAAAAATTACAAAGTAAAACTCTTTCCGATACTCATTTACTAGCAGCGTTTTTCGTCGACCATGCTTAGCGCTATGTAGCCAGGATTGCTAATGGCTTCCTGTGTAATACCCGCACCGATCTCATCATTCGCCGAACGGCCCGCAAACTTTTGACTCTTCACATTCATATACTGCGGTTCCGGGTTGTGCTTGCTTGTGCGCTCACGTGGCTGCGGGCTGACCGGTTCCGTTTCGGAATCGGAATTAAATCCATTCATGGTGGACGACAGTCGGTTACCATCGAGCATGGGAATTTCCTCCGGCAGACCAAGCTTCTTGTGCCGTTTGCTGCCATTGGGTGGACTAGTATCGAGATTGTTGCGAGTAGTTGGCGAATGGCGATCGCTGTTAAACGAGGCAAAATCAAAATTGCTCTCCTGCGATTCGGACTTTGCCCGGGACATCTTCAGATAGTCTTTATCGTTTCGGATTTCTGAAActaaaatagaaattaaaagGGATGATCAGAATATTGCTTGTATGGGAGCTGTTATGCATTATCATTCAAGTTCTTACTCGGTGGAAGAGGTAGAATGATACCATTCACATAATTTGGTGCAGTAGGTGCCGGTTCCTCTGGTGGACCGAGATTGGCTAAATAATCGGTATCGCCTCGTTCTAGTTTTTCCGCATTCATTTGAAGGTATGGCTCATTTAGTTCCAGATAATGCTAAAAGCAGATTccgagaagagaagaaaaaaaaacatcttatAACCTAACATTCTTAAATCTTTTCCCAAGCGATTTTCTTACATCTCGCATTTCGTCCGGAAGCATGGCGTTAAATCTGCTCTTCAGATCCTTGAACGATGGTCTCGAGTCGGGCTTTACGTTCCAGCAGTTTAACATAATGTCATAAATATCTTGGTTGGAGTACTGTGGCTTATCCATCCGATAGCCATCGCGCAACTTGTTGTACAGCTCCTGATTCGCTTCCATACCCGGGTAAGGCACTTTGCCAAGGGAAAACAGTTCCCAGAGAACTATTCCATAGGCCCACACATCCGAATACGTACTAAACACATTATCGCTAATACATTCCAGCGCGAGCCATTTGAATGGTAGTGGTGCTTCACCCTTTTTCTTGTAATTGTCACTCTTGTACATCGATCTGGCTAATCCAAAGTCACAAATCTTCACCACGTTATCATCGCACAGGAGTATGTTTCGCGCAGCCAGATCACCGTGTAGTACCTTCCGCGAGGCCAAATACTCCATTCCGCTGGCAATTTGGGACGCCCAGCAAACAAGATCGGTCGTGTTGACGGATCGTGCCGGACCTTTGTAATCCATGCCGTAGTTCGAACGCCACAGCGGTTCATTCGAGTTGACCGTGTTTAGATCTTCCACTGCAAATGGAATCAATGGCAATGTAATCACTTTGCTCATATTAGTCggtacaagcaaaacaaaccttcAACTGATGTCATGGCTGTTACTTCGGTGTTGCAACTGTCCACCATACCCATGTTCTGGAGCCCGGAATGCCGTACGTATCCCTTCGAGTTGAGATGCTTCTTCGGGTCAACGTACTGCGTTGATCCGCTGTCGATGTGATTATGGTAGAAAGCAGTCGGATGTTGAAGGGGATGATGATTGACGttgttggtggaaaatgaaagatTTACATATTTCAAACCCTGACTACGTTACCACAATTGTTATCCACaataacacaaacacacacaaacacagtacAACATAAATTCCACAGGATCAATAGTAAAAGTGAATACACAAAACCACCGTTAATCACCATAGCCATAGCCATACCACGTGGTAAGAGAAAGCGataccgacacacacacacgggatgCATATtccaaccaaagttgatgtttcgaTGTAGATTCGGGTTAGACAATACGGTTGCAGAAGGTGCGAGCATTAAGGTAAGAGCAGAGCACACATAGGATGATATAAGAAAGAATGAataatagagagagagagagaaatagtaGAGAGTATTAAATGAACTTTTTCACCTTGACTGAAAAGGATTACGAATTAAACGatcaagtttctttttttacaaatgatTTCGATTCGAAAGTCATTCGATAGGTTAAAATCGTTTTTGTGAGTTGTgttaaaatttagttttggtaccaATCTTATGTACAggtgattttcattttatgatCTTAATGGCGAGCAACATAATTCGGATACAATGTTAGCTGTGTTTAGTTATACCATCCGTTTAGTATTGTTAATAAGTTTAGTAAACTCGAAAACGTGTCACCCAtaaagaaaaattacaaatttctCGAATCATTTCATtatctgtttttctttgcataaTTTTCCTTTGAATTAGTGTTATATTCCCATAAAACATagatcaaatatttttgacaTACTATTTTTATATTAGTACAGAAAATTAGTACCTTCAAACGAGAATGCAAAACACAACATTTACCACCTCTATAATTCCAAGCACAGTGCCAATGAAACAGTTAGTAAACTGTTATACTGTTATACTGTTAGTACATTGATCGAATAGTGAAAATGCGTGCACTTCATTACTTACCTATTATACTGGTAACCACACTTCGACCACCGTAACTGATTCTTATCGATCGACGAATCGATCTCACCCGTTTCTTGATTAATTTGATCGATGAAATAGGGACGGTGCTTTAGCAGGAAGTTTTGTACATTTCCAAATCTACAATACTCCACGATCACCATCAATTCACCTGCAATAACATAAACGACATTAATTTAACCTCATTACAGTgctaaataaacgaaaaaaaacgtatactACGCACGTTTGGCAATGTTTTTAGTAACTGCTCCTAGTAAGTTCACCACATTTAAATGCTGTCCCAGATGGACCATAATTTTAAGTTCGGAAATGAGTGCCCGCATCACCTCGTTGTCGGTTTGCTTTTTCACCATCTTTACGGCAACGGTCGTTTCATCCTCGTTCACCATAATGCGTGTAGCGGTGGCTTTCATTACCACACCGAAAGCACCAGTTCCCAGCTGTTTGCCGAGCTTGAGCCGATCCTTCGGGAACTCGTACTCCGAGTTGTACGGTAACAGATCGGCCTGCTCATCAAGCGCCAGTTCGGGATTGTAAACACCCAAATTGCCTTCCTCAAAGTTTACAATACCGGCTTCCTTCATGGCTTTcacttccttctttttcttgcaGTAGAACATTGAAACCATTACGATCGCGACGATCAACAGCAGGAACAGGCACAAGATTATATAAATGAGCGATTTTCTCACCACCGCAGCTGAGGATGAAATTAAAGGTATTTAAGTTAATATTAGCTAAGCGTATAACAGTCTAGGGACTTACTTCGTACATCCAGCTTCCAGTACTTTTCAATTGTGCCCATTTTATTTTCCGCCCGACACTCAAACGTGCCTAAATCTTCCATTTTTAGATACTCAAAAATAAGTGTCGTTTTCGTTAACTGTACCCGATTGCTGCTTTCATCTGGCTGCACCGGTTCACCATCCTTTAGCCAAACGATCTTCGGATCCGGTGTACCCACTACATCACACTCCAGCTTCAACGGATCGTGCAAATCGACCGACAGACTTTGATTGATCTTTCCGCTCACAAGCATCGGTGCGATGGGATCCAATACCTCCATGTGGAAGGCTCGCGTTTCGACGCTGTTGAGCTGGGTTCGCACATGGCAGTATATGGTTCCCTCGTGATCGTTCGTAACATGTTCAATGTCCAGCCGGGCCTGCCACGCGAACAGCTTTTCCGAGTAGCTTAAGCGTACACCGTCCGCTTCGTGCAGCTCATTGCCATTCAGCACGAACGTTATGTTCTTGGTGTGATTGTACACGAGTGCCGAACAGACGATCGTGACGTGATCACCCACGGTGATTGTTTCTTTTGGTTGCTCTTTTTCCAGCGTTATCGCATCGGATAGTTCACTAACTAATAGATCGGCTTGCGCCACTTCACTACCTTCCGTGTTGATTGCTTTGCAGTACACCACGCCCGGATCTTTCGGAATTATTGTGTAGATTCGTGACTTCGTTATCTGCGTTTCGGGTTTTCCACCGGGAAGCTGTGGGGTATATAACGAATCTGTTAGCACCGTAAAGAATCTcttgttttgtattatttaataATGTATCTATGGTATGACATGTAAAGCCGGTAAGTTCTACTTATATTAGACGCATAGTAGCAATAAGAAAGGGACTCGTAGACTGCCTTACCGATCTTGCCGATGGCTCCGAACCGATATCCGGGCTCGAGGACTAGAGAAACGAGTGGAAATGGGTTTGTTTGTTAGCACAAAGCAAGACACAAGCATAATTTTAGCATtatcaacaacacaaaaaacagaaaaccctTTACAAGATCATCCAAATCGCTCCTCGTTGACATTTGGTACGAggttggtaatttttttttcgtgttcaGTTTAATTCTACAATATCTTACCTTACCTCGTCTATGTCTTCTTGTGTCCTTCAACGTAAAATACGCTGtcgtttatttgttgttaGAGCTATAGTATTACTAGCATTGTTAATAACATATTCGTAAATTAGTGGTTTTAAGTAACAACAATGTGGTAACCATAAATGATCAAAATAAACTCTTTCTGtctcttcgtttttttttcgttttcagcATATTGCTTAACGCATTTGTAGAAACACATGCGATCTACGGCGAAGCAAATGATATTTATAGTCCAACATGCACGATTTGGAAGTCTTGTAATGGTGGAAAGCAACGGCTGTGTGACGATCTACTTACGTCCCAGTGGGTATCCTTCGATGATGGTATCGAACAATTCGTCCAGGGTTTCGCCAGACAGGGAAGAAAAGCGAATGATATATCTGGCCGTGGAAAACCGATGCTTCTGCATTGGAACGATACCTCCTCGTTCGGTTTCACAAACTTGCTTTCCATATGCAAGATGGGTTTGGCTGAAATTATTGTAAATCTTGTTTAACAACAAGTTCGGCAACGAATACTAGCGTATCTTCATTCGTCTTACCATAAACAAGCACTGCCATTCGGTGCGATTTTTCTGCATTTCCAGCCATAACGAACACGGTGTAATTACCCGTATCAAACACCTTCGGATCTGTTATACGCAGCTTCACATGTGTATCGCTATGGGTGAGCTCATACTTCCCATGATGTCCGGCAGTTATCTCGTCGTCATCCTTCAACCAGTAGTACGTTATGTTGGCCGGGTGCGATCGATATTCGATTACAATGTTGATCGGTTCTGCTTTTCCGATCGCGTTCGGCCGCACATTAATCTCGG
Proteins encoded in this window:
- the LOC125766576 gene encoding vascular endothelial growth factor receptor 1-like isoform X5, translating into MMMGKPATVILVVTSIAILSVFHRATLVSALDDHRIVREQDSNNAHGAPEIDTVEEEITLPKGASWNFTCKSHQPILWTHYAASYYWRPMYNVPHDFQTDDPDKPYGSVLMLTDASAELVGRYYCVNMESYDEELEDKLDDLVAEYSASTVYVYVDDPDEPLVPVDSPIFRVNQYENFVIPCKPTHPNVEVELVKDLEGDLVEDYQYSNTQGYLLSFNRLEDGGSYYCLVKDKPEHRIHFEIAINEHSVAEYIMKPSIHSDTKDHIPIGQRIRLVCKVNIRAGVNLEMTWKVPPNLKLAVKDDRTRIGPLKVEPVPDAEHREIASRELIIERATLADDGTYRCVVQDLNNHVNYHSFKLHVRDSAEDYVMLREENNLSEINVRPNAIGKAEPINIVIEYRSHPANITYYWLKDDDEITAGHHGKYELTHSDTHVKLRITDPKVFDTGNYTVFVMAGNAEKSHRMAVLVYAKPILHMESKFVKPNEEVSFQCRSIGFPRPDISFAFLPCLAKPWTNCSIPSSKDTHWDSSSPDIGSEPSARSLPGGKPETQITKSRIYTIIPKDPGVVYCKAINTEGSEVAQADLLVSELSDAITLEKEQPKETITVGDHVTIVCSALVYNHTKNITFVLNGNELHEADGVRLSYSEKLFAWQARLDIEHVTNDHEGTIYCHVRTQLNSVETRAFHMEVLDPIAPMLVSGKINQSLSVDLHDPLKLECDVVGTPDPKIVWLKDGEPVQPDESSNRVQLTKTTLIFEYLKMEDLGTFECRAENKMGTIEKYWKLDVRTAVVRKSLIYIILCLFLLLIVAIVMVSMFYCKKKKEVKAMKEAGIVNFEEGNLGVYNPELALDEQADLLPYNSEYEFPKDRLKLGKQLGTGAFGVVMKATATRIMVNEDETTVAVKMVKKQTDNEVMRALISELKIMVHLGQHLNVVNLLGAVTKNIAKRELMVIVEYCRFGNVQNFLLKHRPYFIDQINQETGEIDSSIDKNQLRWSKCGYQYNSQGLKYVNLSFSTNNVNHHPLQHPTAFYHNHIDSGSTQYVDPKKHLNSKGYVRHSGLQNMGMVDSCNTEVTAMTSVEVEDLNTVNSNEPLWRSNYGMDYKGPARSVNTTDLVCWASQIASGMEYLASRKVLHGDLAARNILLCDDNVVKICDFGLARSMYKSDNYKKKGEAPLPFKWLALECISDNVFSTYSDVWAYGIVLWELFSLGKVPYPGMEANQELYNKLRDGYRMDKPQYSNQDIYDIMLNCWNVKPDSRPSFKDLKSRFNAMLPDEMRDHYLELNEPYLQMNAEKLERGDTDYLANLGPPEEPAPTAPNYVNGIILPLPPISEIRNDKDYLKMSRAKSESQESNFDFASFNSDRHSPTTRNNLDTSPPNGSKRHKKLGLPEEIPMLDGNRLSSTMNGFNSDSETEPVSPQPRERTSKHNPEPQYMNVKSQKFAGRSANDEIGAGITQEAISNPGYIALSMVDEKRC
- the LOC125766576 gene encoding vascular endothelial growth factor receptor 1-like isoform X4; translated protein: MMMGKPATVILVVTSIAILSVFHRATLVSALDDHRIVREQDSNNAHGAPEIDTVEEEITLPKGASWNFTCKSHQPILWTHYAASYYWRPMYNVPHDFQTDDPDKPYGSVLMLTDASAELVGRYYCVNMESYDEELEDKLDDLVAEYSASTVYVYVDDPDEPLVPVDSPIFRVNQYENFVIPCKPTHPNVEVELVKDLEGDLVEDYQYSNTQGYLLSFNRLEDGGSYYCLVKDKPEHRIHFEIAINEHYDSEEAVAEYIMKPSIHSDTKDHIPIGQRIRLVCKVNIRAGVNLEMTWKVPPNLKLAVKDDRTRIGPLKVEPVPDAEHREIASRELIIERATLADDGTYRCVVQDLNNHVNYHSFKLHVRDSAEDYVMLREENNLSEINVRPNAIGKAEPINIVIEYRSHPANITYYWLKDDDEITAGHHGKYELTHSDTHVKLRITDPKVFDTGNYTVFVMAGNAEKSHRMAVLVYAKPILHMESKFVKPNEEVSFQCRSIGFPRPDISFAFLPCLAKPWTNCSIPSSKDTHWDSSSPDIGSEPSARSLPGGKPETQITKSRIYTIIPKDPGVVYCKAINTEGSEVAQADLLVSELSDAITLEKEQPKETITVGDHVTIVCSALVYNHTKNITFVLNGNELHEADGVRLSYSEKLFAWQARLDIEHVTNDHEGTIYCHVRTQLNSVETRAFHMEVLDPIAPMLVSGKINQSLSVDLHDPLKLECDVVGTPDPKIVWLKDGEPVQPDESSNRVQLTKTTLIFEYLKMEDLGTFECRAENKMGTIEKYWKLDVRTAVVRKSLIYIILCLFLLLIVAIVMVSMFYCKKKKEVKAMKEAGIVNFEEGNLGVYNPELALDEQADLLPYNSEYEFPKDRLKLGKQLGTGAFGVVMKATATRIMVNEDETTVAVKMVKKQTDNEVMRALISELKIMVHLGQHLNVVNLLGAVTKNIAKRELMVIVEYCRFGNVQNFLLKHRPYFIDQINQETGEIDSSIDKNQLRWSKCGYQYNSQGLKYVNLSFSTNNVNHHPLQHPTAFYHNHIDSGSTQYVDPKKHLNSKGYVRHSGLQNMGMVDSCNTEVTAMTSVEVEDLNTVNSNEPLWRSNYGMDYKGPARSVNTTDLVCWASQIASGMEYLASRKVLHGDLAARNILLCDDNVVKICDFGLARSMYKSDNYKKKGEAPLPFKWLALECISDNVFSTYSDVWAYGIVLWELFSLGKVPYPGMEANQELYNKLRDGYRMDKPQYSNQDIYDIMLNCWNVKPDSRPSFKDLKSRFNAMLPDEMRDHYLELNEPYLQMNAEKLERGDTDYLANLGPPEEPAPTAPNYVNGIILPLPPISEIRNDKDYLKMSRAKSESQESNFDFASFNSDRHSPTTRNNLDTSPPNGSKRHKKLGLPEEIPMLDGNRLSSTMNGFNSDSETEPVSPQPRERTSKHNPEPQYMNVKSQKFAGRSANDEIGAGITQEAISNPGYIALSMVDEKRC
- the LOC125766576 gene encoding platelet-derived growth factor receptor alpha-like isoform X3, encoding MMMGKPATVILVVTSIAILSVFHRATLVSALDDHRIVREQDSNNAHGAPEIDTVEEEITLPKGASWNFTCKSHQPILWTHYAASYYWRPMYNVPHDFQTDDPDKPYGSVLMLTDASAELVGRYYCVNMESYDEELEDKLDDLVAEYSASTVYVYVDDPDEPLVPVDSPIFRVNQYENFVIPCKPTHPNVEVELVKDLEGDLVEDYQYSNTQGYLLSFNRLEDGGSYYCLVKDKPEHRIHFEIAINEHYEFENITGNSTFHGDAVEDPMRFGNNMTEGNSTTFDNFTYIYLDEDTSNEPVAGTSVGNENATEDRSTTSRTTHVYPLHGENSSHVPLISTIEPVAEYIMKPSIHSDTKDHIPIGQRIRLVCKVNIRAGVNLEMTWKVPPNLKLAVKDDRTRIGPLKVEPVPDAEHREIASRELIIERATLADDGTYRCVVQDLNNHVNYHSFKLHVRDSAEDYVMLREENNLSEINVRPNAIGKAEPINIVIEYRSHPANITYYWLKDDDEITAGHHGKYELTHSDTHVKLRITDPKVFDTGNYTVFVMAGNAEKSHRMAVLVYAKPILHMESKFVKPNEEVSFQCRSIGFPRPDISFAFLPCLAKPWTNCSIPSSKDTHWDSSSPDIGSEPSARSLPGGKPETQITKSRIYTIIPKDPGVVYCKAINTEGSEVAQADLLVSELSDAITLEKEQPKETITVGDHVTIVCSALVYNHTKNITFVLNGNELHEADGVRLSYSEKLFAWQARLDIEHVTNDHEGTIYCHVRTQLNSVETRAFHMEVLDPIAPMLVSGKINQSLSVDLHDPLKLECDVVGTPDPKIVWLKDGEPVQPDESSNRVQLTKTTLIFEYLKMEDLGTFECRAENKMGTIEKYWKLDVRTAVVRKSLIYIILCLFLLLIVAIVMVSMFYCKKKKEVKAMKEAGIVNFEEGNLGVYNPELALDEQADLLPYNSEYEFPKDRLKLGKQLGTGAFGVVMKATATRIMVNEDETTVAVKMVKKQTDNEVMRALISELKIMVHLGQHLNVVNLLGAVTKNIAKRELMVIVEYCRFGNVQNFLLKHRPYFIDQINQETGEIDSSIDKNQLRWSKCGYQYNSGSTQYVDPKKHLNSKGYVRHSGLQNMGMVDSCNTEVTAMTSVEVEDLNTVNSNEPLWRSNYGMDYKGPARSVNTTDLVCWASQIASGMEYLASRKVLHGDLAARNILLCDDNVVKICDFGLARSMYKSDNYKKKGEAPLPFKWLALECISDNVFSTYSDVWAYGIVLWELFSLGKVPYPGMEANQELYNKLRDGYRMDKPQYSNQDIYDIMLNCWNVKPDSRPSFKDLKSRFNAMLPDEMRDHYLELNEPYLQMNAEKLERGDTDYLANLGPPEEPAPTAPNYVNGIILPLPPISEIRNDKDYLKMSRAKSESQESNFDFASFNSDRHSPTTRNNLDTSPPNGSKRHKKLGLPEEIPMLDGNRLSSTMNGFNSDSETEPVSPQPRERTSKHNPEPQYMNVKSQKFAGRSANDEIGAGITQEAISNPGYIALSMVDEKRC
- the LOC125766576 gene encoding platelet-derived growth factor receptor alpha-like isoform X1, producing MMMGKPATVILVVTSIAILSVFHRATLVSALDDHRIVREQDSNNAHGAPEIDTVEEEITLPKGASWNFTCKSHQPILWTHYAASYYWRPMYNVPHDFQTDDPDKPYGSVLMLTDASAELVGRYYCVNMESYDEELEDKLDDLVAEYSASTVYVYVDDPDEPLVPVDSPIFRVNQYENFVIPCKPTHPNVEVELVKDLEGDLVEDYQYSNTQGYLLSFNRLEDGGSYYCLVKDKPEHRIHFEIAINEHYEFENITGNSTFHGDAVEDPMRFGNNMTEGNSTTFDNFTYIYLDEDTSNEPVAGTSVGNENATEDRSTTSRTTHVYPLHGENSSHVPLISTIEPVAEYIMKPSIHSDTKDHIPIGQRIRLVCKVNIRAGVNLEMTWKVPPNLKLAVKDDRTRIGPLKVEPVPDAEHREIASRELIIERATLADDGTYRCVVQDLNNHVNYHSFKLHVRDSAEDYVMLREENNLSEINVRPNAIGKAEPINIVIEYRSHPANITYYWLKDDDEITAGHHGKYELTHSDTHVKLRITDPKVFDTGNYTVFVMAGNAEKSHRMAVLVYAKPILHMESKFVKPNEEVSFQCRSIGFPRPDISFAFLPCLAKPWTNCSIPSSKDTHWDSSSPDIGSEPSARSLPGGKPETQITKSRIYTIIPKDPGVVYCKAINTEGSEVAQADLLVSELSDAITLEKEQPKETITVGDHVTIVCSALVYNHTKNITFVLNGNELHEADGVRLSYSEKLFAWQARLDIEHVTNDHEGTIYCHVRTQLNSVETRAFHMEVLDPIAPMLVSGKINQSLSVDLHDPLKLECDVVGTPDPKIVWLKDGEPVQPDESSNRVQLTKTTLIFEYLKMEDLGTFECRAENKMGTIEKYWKLDVRTAVVRKSLIYIILCLFLLLIVAIVMVSMFYCKKKKEVKAMKEAGIVNFEEGNLGVYNPELALDEQADLLPYNSEYEFPKDRLKLGKQLGTGAFGVVMKATATRIMVNEDETTVAVKMVKKQTDNEVMRALISELKIMVHLGQHLNVVNLLGAVTKNIAKRELMVIVEYCRFGNVQNFLLKHRPYFIDQINQETGEIDSSIDKNQLRWSKCGYQYNSQGLKYVNLSFSTNNVNHHPLQHPTAFYHNHIDSGSTQYVDPKKHLNSKGYVRHSGLQNMGMVDSCNTEVTAMTSVEVEDLNTVNSNEPLWRSNYGMDYKGPARSVNTTDLVCWASQIASGMEYLASRKVLHGDLAARNILLCDDNVVKICDFGLARSMYKSDNYKKKGEAPLPFKWLALECISDNVFSTYSDVWAYGIVLWELFSLGKVPYPGMEANQELYNKLRDGYRMDKPQYSNQDIYDIMLNCWNVKPDSRPSFKDLKSRFNAMLPDEMRDHYLELNEPYLQMNAEKLERGDTDYLANLGPPEEPAPTAPNYVNGIILPLPPISEIRNDKDYLKMSRAKSESQESNFDFASFNSDRHSPTTRNNLDTSPPNGSKRHKKLGLPEEIPMLDGNRLSSTMNGFNSDSETEPVSPQPRERTSKHNPEPQYMNVKSQKFAGRSANDEIGAGITQEAISNPGYIALSMVDEKRC
- the LOC125766576 gene encoding platelet-derived growth factor receptor alpha-like isoform X2 gives rise to the protein MMMGKPATVILVVTSIAILSVFHRATLVSALDDHRIVREQDSNNAHGAPEIDTVEEEITLPKGASWNFTCKSHQPILWTHYAASYYWRPMYNVPHDFQTDDPDKPYGSVLMLTDASAELVGRYYCVNMESYDEELEDKLDDLVAEYSASTVYVYVDDPDEPLVPVDSPIFRVNQYENFVIPCKPTHPNVEVELVKDLEGDLVEDYQYSNTQGYLLSFNRLEDGGSYYCLVKDKPEHRIHFEIAINEHYEFENITGNSTFHGDAVEDPMRFGNNMTEGNSTTFDNFTYIYLDEDTSNEPVAGTSVGNENATEDRSTTSRTTHVYPLHGENSSHVPLISTIEPVAEYIMKPSIHSDTKDHIPIGQRIRLVCKVNIRAGVNLEMTWKVPPNLKLAVKDDRTRIGPLKVEPVPDAEHREIASRELIIERATLADDGTYRCVVQDLNNHVNYHSFKLHVRDSAEDYVMLREENNLSEINVRPNAIGKAEPINIVIEYRSHPANITYYWLKDDDEITAGHHGKYELTHSDTHVKLRITDPKVFDTGNYTVFVMAGNAEKSHRMAVLVYAKPILHMESKFVKPNEEVSFQCRSIGFPRPDISFAFLPCLAKPWTNCSIPSSKDTHWDLPGGKPETQITKSRIYTIIPKDPGVVYCKAINTEGSEVAQADLLVSELSDAITLEKEQPKETITVGDHVTIVCSALVYNHTKNITFVLNGNELHEADGVRLSYSEKLFAWQARLDIEHVTNDHEGTIYCHVRTQLNSVETRAFHMEVLDPIAPMLVSGKINQSLSVDLHDPLKLECDVVGTPDPKIVWLKDGEPVQPDESSNRVQLTKTTLIFEYLKMEDLGTFECRAENKMGTIEKYWKLDVRTAVVRKSLIYIILCLFLLLIVAIVMVSMFYCKKKKEVKAMKEAGIVNFEEGNLGVYNPELALDEQADLLPYNSEYEFPKDRLKLGKQLGTGAFGVVMKATATRIMVNEDETTVAVKMVKKQTDNEVMRALISELKIMVHLGQHLNVVNLLGAVTKNIAKRELMVIVEYCRFGNVQNFLLKHRPYFIDQINQETGEIDSSIDKNQLRWSKCGYQYNSQGLKYVNLSFSTNNVNHHPLQHPTAFYHNHIDSGSTQYVDPKKHLNSKGYVRHSGLQNMGMVDSCNTEVTAMTSVEVEDLNTVNSNEPLWRSNYGMDYKGPARSVNTTDLVCWASQIASGMEYLASRKVLHGDLAARNILLCDDNVVKICDFGLARSMYKSDNYKKKGEAPLPFKWLALECISDNVFSTYSDVWAYGIVLWELFSLGKVPYPGMEANQELYNKLRDGYRMDKPQYSNQDIYDIMLNCWNVKPDSRPSFKDLKSRFNAMLPDEMRDHYLELNEPYLQMNAEKLERGDTDYLANLGPPEEPAPTAPNYVNGIILPLPPISEIRNDKDYLKMSRAKSESQESNFDFASFNSDRHSPTTRNNLDTSPPNGSKRHKKLGLPEEIPMLDGNRLSSTMNGFNSDSETEPVSPQPRERTSKHNPEPQYMNVKSQKFAGRSANDEIGAGITQEAISNPGYIALSMVDEKRC